A single region of the Schizosaccharomyces osmophilus chromosome 3, complete sequence genome encodes:
- the mug111 gene encoding major facilitator family transmembrane transporter Mug111: MLYTKPASKAVYLWYIFDVTSLSMVNVACLQLIQMLLASHYHVPTEEVREKLVVVTTFASVLQYLAATFVVPVYSLVIKRFSPWFTVLFTWLGEEYMLISSILALLYFKNASQIVHIIVYSISLMQGLSGAGPSIRASWKAIAHASYIDEPFVLFVTSIPMFSFFLGPFFASFLLSHISLFQLYILAWLLHFVSGVTFSLAFYHSPSFPSLSLETQPLFATFEALEEVNCPGSFPSDDENQRHNFNLHLISNVYKNYTKNIKNVLFNSYFFQLTLTCRLLLLSFVFYMPSAVFFDYYVQYLLNVIKFSLEKVTFISSIQTFGTLLTCSVLTYLSAFDDLTTKDFHYILFGGTLILSALTMAYYWALEPFIPFLAFLHGMSRSMEPVFHSLLTIYAPLESLHDYWRLSAILEAFSTCFSYICLAYCYLQGTEKKHFLFFLGPAFLALISCFSSLLFHKYSS; the protein is encoded by the coding sequence ATGCTCTATACGAAACCTGCTTCTAAAGCAGTATATCTGTGGTACATATTCGATGTGACTAGTCTATCCATGGTAAATGTTGCCTGTCTACAACTCATACAAATGCTGTTGGCATCTCATTATCATGTACCTACTGAAGAGGTTCGAGAAAAACTTGTAGTCGTGACCACATTTGCCAGTGTTCTTCAATATCTAGCGGCTACTTTCGTTGTTCCGGTCTATTCTCTTGTTATAAAACGGTTTTCGCCATGGTTTACCGTTTTATTTACTTGGCTAGGAGAAGAGTATATGCTAATTTCGTCAATTCTTGCTCTCTTGTACTTCAAAAATGCTTCCCAGATTGTCCATATCATTGTTTACTCAATCTCTTTAATGCAAGGGCTGTCAGGAGCTGGCCCTTCTATTCGTGCCAGTTGGAAAGCTATTGCTCATGCCTCATATATTGATGAGCCGTTTGTCCTTTTCGTTACTTCTATTccaatgttttcttttttcttgggtCCTTTCTTCGCGAGTTTTTTGCTCTCTCATATATCCCTCTTTCAGTTATACATTCTGGCCTGGCTATTACATTTTGTTAGCGGCGTTACCTTTTCATTAGCTTTTTATCATTCCCcctcttttccttctttgtctttAGAAACGCAGCCTCTCTTTGCTACCTTTGAGGCCCTTGAAGAAGTAAATTGTCCTGGTTCGTTTCCCTCCGACGATGAAAATCAGAGACATAATTTCAATCTTCACCTAATTTCTAATGTATACAAGAATTATACtaagaatataaaaaatgtacTATTTAACTCGTACTTTTTCCAACTGACACTTACTTGTCGCTTGCTGTTATTGTCCTTCGTTTTTTACATGCCTTCTGCCGTTTTTTTCGATTATTATGTTCAATATTTGCTTAATGTTATCAAAttttccttggaaaaagttACCTTTATCAGTTCTATTCAAACGTTTGGCACGTTGCTAACTTGCTCTGTCTTGACATATCTGTCTGCTTTTGATGATTTGACGACAAAAGATTTCCATTATATCTTATTTGGAGGTACGCTTATCCTTTCAGCATTGACTATGGCCTATTACTGGGCTCTAGAACCTTTCATTCCCTTCCTAGCGTTTTTGCATGGAATGTCTCGTTCAATGGAGCCAGTTTTTCATTCCCTGCTAACCATCTACGCTCCTCTTGAATCTTTGCATGATTATTGGAGGCTTTCTGCCATACTAGAAGCCTTCTCTACTTGCTTTTCCTACATTTGTTTAGCGTATTGCTATCTACAAGGcacagaaaagaaacatttccTGTTTTTCCTTGGCCCCGCTTTTCTTGCCttaatttcttgttttagCTCTCTTCTGTTTCATAAGTATTCGTCTTAG
- the mlo1 gene encoding RNA binding protein, with protein sequence MSDLKNLKVADLRERLAEKGLSTNGNKNELVARLTGSEEGKPEASKEDANKNNDADLGDLAPPEDDIDWGDMDNDTAAVEEPSKPSEEEAPKTEGEPANEESTEDQQKEKPGASGSSEKPEPSTEESTADDTKDFQNPELLAAEQAKLVERAKRFGLPMNDDQIKKAARATRFGVQTTPVAEQMNGELSRSRKGRLDKRGRQKFRQQHQNQTTGQKRKSSILEDPAEAEKAKKRAERFSSASSK encoded by the coding sequence ATGTCTGATCTGAAAAACTTGAAAGTAGCTGATTTACGTGAAAGACTAGCTGAAAAGGGGCTCTCCACGAAcggaaataaaaatgaattagtTGCTAGACTGACTGGCTCAGAGGAAGGAAAGCCTGAAGCATCAAAGGAGGATGCTAATAAAAACAACGATGCTGATTTAGGTGATTTAGCTCCCCCCGAGGATGACATTGATTGGGGAGATATGGACAATGATACTGCTGCCGTGGAAGAACCTTCCAAGCCTTCAGAAGAGGAAGCCCCCAAGACTGAAGGAGAGCCTGCAAATGAAGAATCGACCGAAGATcagcaaaaggaaaaaccAGGTGCTTCAGGATCGAGCGAAAAGCCAGAGCCTAGCACTGAAGAGTCAACAGCAGATGATACGAAAGACTTCCAAAACCCTGAGTTATTGGCAGCTGAGCAAGCTAAGCTTGTAGAACGTGCTAAGCGATTCGGACTGCCAATGAATGATGACCAGATAAAAAAGGCTGCTCGTGCCACTCGGTTTGGTGTACAAACCACACCTGTTGCTGAACAAATGAACGGGGAGTTATCTCGTTCCCGTAAAGGGCGTTTGGATAAGCGTGGAAGGCAAAAATTTCGTCAACAGCATCAGAACCAGACGACTGGACAAAAACGCAAAAGCTCAATCCTGGAAGATCCAGCTGAAGCAGAAAAAGCCAAGAAGCGTGCTGAACGTTTCAGCAGCGCTTCTAGCAAATAA
- the ccr4 gene encoding CCR4-Not complex 3'-5'-exoribonuclease subunit 6: protein MFNPRYTQGTIYSGTHPGLLTPDQQHAAILSVHNSPAIENGQISEHWKQQIALATQSRAFSSPHQRAHNAAALARTSGMGTMNYSARNSGAAYGGVGANASNALSGRLNSTTVSTTTSNNVGNNLTTASMMVTTTTTKSDDSHNEPRQDWTCLDLGGIGLRNVSTDLFKFSFLTELYINHNKLTRLPSEIGKLRNLVILDASGNSIKAIPPELGLLTELREVLLFDNMITVIPPELGTLYQLKILGVEGNPLQDVYKSQLMETGTTGLITALRDGCPVIPPPPEREWEKLTSDNDDANEKSLMLTSYAEGPGVPKPNESNTNFKFTAMSYNILCERYATSTLYGYTPSWALAWSYRKDLIMQELAGYKADIICLQEVDVENFDTFFAPEMSIKGYKGVHFPKSRVRTMNELERRVVDGCATFFKTSKFFMHEKSIIEFNQAPSLRRQNIKLTSNMYNRVMTKDNISVITMLESKETGHRLIVANCHIHWDPQFRDVKLMQVAMLMDELAQVASRFCSLPSKLPADYLKDSRPTYSDFTKIPVLICGDFNSIPGSGVLDFLSSGKVEQHHEDFMNNDYGDYTFNGRSHPFNLKSAYSETQELPFTNFTPGFSGTIDYIWYTNANLEATGLLKGVDRNYLSSIVGFPNAHFPSDHICLLAEFKVKQEKGPITNPKFSNDRK from the coding sequence ATGTTCAATCCTAGGTATACGCAAGGAACAATCTATTCAGGGACGCATCCAGGGCTGCTTACGCCTGATCAACAACATGCAGCCATTCTGTCGGTACACAATTCGCCAGCTATAGAAAATGGACAAATTTCTGAACATTGGAAACAGCAAATCGCACTCGCTACTCAGTCAAGAGCTTTCAGTTCTCCTCATCAACGTGCGCACAATGCCGCCGCTTTAGCTCGGACTTCGGGTATGGGCACGATGAATTACAGCGCCAGGAACAGTGGTGCTGCTTATGGAGGAGTTGGTGCCAATGCTTCAAATGCTCTGTCAGGAAGGTTAAATTCTACCACGGTATCAACTACTACTAGCAACAACGTTGGAAATAATCTGACTACAGCGAGTATGATGGTTACGACTACCACAACCAAGTCTGATGACTCTCATAACGAACCGCGACAGGATTGGACTTGCTTGGATCTGGGTGGCATTGGATTACGCAACGTCAGCACTGATTTATTtaagttttcctttttgacGGAACTTTACATTAATCATAACAAGCTGACTCGCCTCCCGTCCGAAATTGGAAAGTTACGAAACTTGGTTATTTTAGATGCTTCTGGAAACAGTATCAAAGCAATACCACCTGAACTCGGGTTACTCACTGAGCTTCGAGAAGTTTTATTATTTGATAACATGATTACTGTAATTCCTCCTGAATTAGGTACATTGTATCAGCTTAAAATTTTGGGTGTTGAAGGAAATCCTTTACAAGATGTGTACAAATCTCAGCTTATGGAAACTGGAACGACTGGCTTGATTACTGCTCTTCGTGACGGTTGTCCTGTCATCCCTCCCCCTCCTGAGCGTGAATGGGAAAAGCTTACCTCCGATAATGATGATGCTAATGAAAAGTCGCTAATGCTTACTTCTTATGCCGAAGGACCTGGCGTTCCAAAACCAAACGAATCAAATACTAATTTTAAGTTTACTGCTATGAGTTATAATATACTTTGTGAACGTTATGCTACGTCCACTTTGTATGGATATACTCCTTCGTGGGCTCTTGCTTGGTCTTATCGAAAGGATTTGATTATGCAAGAACTCGCTGGCTATAAGGCTGATATTATATGTCTTCAAGAAGTAGAtgttgaaaactttgataCTTTCTTTGCTCCTGAGATGAGCATTAAAGGGTATAAAGGAGTGCATTTCCCAAAAAGTCGTGTACGTACTATGAATGAACTAGAGCGTCGGGTTGTGGATGGTTGTGCTACCTTCTTTAAAACctcaaagttttttatgCATGAAAAATCCATTATTGAGTTTAATCAAGCCCCCTCGCTTCGAAGGCAAAATATCAAGCTTACTTCGAACATGTATAATCGCGTTATGACAAAAGACAACATTAGCGTTATAACTATGTTAGAATCTAAGGAGACCGGACATCGACTGATCGTCGCTAATTGTCACATCCATTGGGATCCTCAGTTTAGAGACGTGAAGCTTATGCAAGTAGCTATGCTAATGGATGAACTCGCTCAGGTTGCTAGTCGGTTTTGTTCGCTGCCCTCTAAGCTTCCTGCTGATTATTTAAAGGACTCAAGACCAACCTATTCAGATTTTACAAAGATACCAGTATTAATTTGTGGTGATTTTAATTCTATTCCTGGAAGTGGCGTTTTAGACTTTTTGTCATCAGGCAAGGTTGAGCAGCATCACGAGGATTTCATGAATAATGATTATGGTGATTACACGTTTAACGGTAGATCTCATCCGTTCAATTTGAAATCCGCTTATAGCGAAACTCAAGAACTCCCGTTTACGAACTTTACACCTGGTTTCAGCGGCACGATTGATTACATATGGTATACAAATGCTAACCTTGAGGCAACTGGTTTGTTGAAAGGAGTGGATCGTAATTACCTTTCAAGCATAGTCGGATTTCCGAATGCACACTTCCCTAGTGATCACATTTGCTTGCTGGCCGAGTTCAAAGTGAAACAGGAGAAGGGACCCATAACAAATCCTAAATTTAGCAATGACAGAAAGTGA
- the sec231 gene encoding COPII cargo receptor subunit Sec23a, with protein sequence MNFEEIEERDGIRFTWNAFPSTRIESSRTIVPISALYKPLNPRPDLPPVLYEPVTCKAPCKAILNPFCHLDTRAKFWICPFCLQRNMLPPQYKDVSSTSLPLELLPEFSTIEYTLPRPPQLPPVFLFVVDLCQDQENLQSLKDSLIISLSLLPPECLVGLITFGTMVDVYELGYTECSKSYVFRGSKDYSSKQVQEMLGLPVSSAAAAAPIALQQARAVSGGITASRFLLPIQQCEFQLTSILEQLQPDSWPVANDRRPQRCTGTALNIAVSMMESSCNNSGGRIMVFAGGPSTVGPGMVVSTELREPIRSHHDVERDQAKHMKKALRFYENLSKRVSANGHVVDILAGCLDQIGMMEMRSLSASTGGYLVLSDSFTTSIFKQSFQRIFSRDAFGHLALGFNGSMEVVTSKELKISGLIGNAVSLNKKAQNVGDTEIGLGNTNSWKMCGLSPKSAFALYFEVATQTAAAPQSNDKGLIQFLTLYQHSSNTFRLRVTTSARAFADGGSPLIINSFDQETAAVAMARIAAFKAEVDDGPDVLRWTDRMLIKLCQKFAEYRKDDPASFRLSSQFTLYPQFMYYLRRSPFLQIFNNSPDETAFYRHMLNIEDVNNALIMIQPTLLSFSLEHPDGKPVLLDAVSVKSDAILLLDTFFHILIFHGDTIAQWRNAGYHEKPEYANLKELLQGPRVEAAELLVDRFPIPRFIVCDQGGSQGRFLLSRINPSETHNSATIYGAPSAHAVLTDDVSLQVFMSHLKKLAVAVS encoded by the exons ATGAATTTTGAGGAAATTGAAGAGCGAGATG GGATCCGTTTTACTTGGAATGCGTTTCCATCAACTAGAATTGAAAGCTCTAGGACAATCGTCCCAATTTCTGCTCTCTACAAGCCTTTAAACCCTAGACCTGACTTACCGCCAGTCCTTTATGAACCGGTGACTTGTAAAGCTCCATGCAAAGCAATTTTGAATCCTTTTTG CCACCTTGACACTCGTGCTAAATTTTGGATAT GTCCATTTTGCTTGCAAAGAAACATGCTGCCACCGCAATACAAGGACGTATCAAGCACTAGCCTTCCTTTGGAGTTACTTCCTGAATTCTCTACCATTGAGTATACTCTTCCCAGACCACCACAACTCCCCCCTGTGTTCCTTTTTGTTGTGGATTTATGTCAGGATCAAGAAAATTTGCAATCATTGAAGGATTCCCTTATTATTAGCTTGAGCTTGCTTCCTCCCGAGTGTTTGGTTGGTTTAATTACCTTTGGTACTATGGTCGATGTTTATGAGCTTGGATACACCGAATGTTCCAAATCATATGTCTTCCGCGGATCAAAGGATTATAGTTCTAAACAGGTGCAAGAGATGTTGGGATTGCCTGTTAGttctgctgctgctgctgcgCCAATTGCTTTACAACAAGCTCGCGCCGTTTCTGGCGGTATAACCGCCTCTCGTTTCCTTTTACCAATTCAGCAATGCGAGTTTCAGTTAACTAGCATTCTCGAACAGCTTCAACCTGACTCATGGCCTGTTGCTAATGATAGGCGCCCTCAGCGTTGCACAGGAACTGCTCTTAACATTGCCGTTAGCATGATGGAAAGTAGCTGTAATAATAGTGGTGGCCGCATTATGGTTTTTGCTGGCGGTCCCAGTACTGTTGGGCCTGGTATGGTTGTTTCCACTGAGCTCCGTGAACCTATCCGTTCTCACCACGACGTTGAGCGTGATCAAGCTAAGCATATGAAGAAAGCTTTGCGTTTTTATGAAAACCTTAGTAAACGAGTTAGTGCCAATGGTCACGTTGTCGACATTTTAGCTGGCTGCTTGGATCAAATTGGTATGATGGAAATGAGAAGCTTATCTGCTAGTACTGGAGGTTATTTGGTACTTTCTGATTCCTTTACGACATCTATCTTTAAACAAAGTTTCCAACGTATATTTTCCCGCGATGCTTTTGGACACCTAGCTTTAGGCTTCAATGGCAGTATGGAGGTGGTTACAAGCAAAGAATTGAAGATATCCGGCCTGATTGGAAATGCCGTCTCGTTGAACAAGAAAGCCCAAAATGTCGGTGATACCGAAATTGGTCTTGGTAATACGAACAGTTGGAAGATGTGTGGTCTATCTCCTAAGTCTGCTTTTGCTCTCTATTTTGAAGTTGCTACGCAAACCGCTGCTGCACCTCAAAGTAATGATAAGGGCTTAATTCAATTTCTCACCCTATACCAACATTCCTCTAACACTTTCCGTTTGCGTGTTACTACTTCGGCCCGTGCTTTCGCTGACGGTGGAAGCCCATTAATCATTAATTCCTTTGACCAGGAAACCGCTGCTGTAGCTATGGCACGAATTGCTGCTTTCAAGGCCGAAGTTGACGATGGACCGGACGTTCTTCGCTGGACTGATCGAATGCTAATTAAACTTTGCCAGAAATTTGCTGAGTATAGAAAGGATGATCCCGCTAGCTTCCGTCTCTCCTCTCAATTTACTCTTTATCCTCAATTTATGTACTATCTTCGACGTAgcccttttcttcaaattttcaacAACTCACCGGATGAAACTGCCTTCTACCGTCATATGTTGAACATTGAAGATGTTAACAATGCTTTGATTATGATTCAGCCCACTTTACTTTCGTTTTCTCTAGAACATCCTGATGGTAAGCCAGTGTTATTAGATGCAGTTTCTGTAAAGTCTGATgcaattcttttacttGATACCTTCTTCCATATTCTTATTTTCCACGGTGATACGATTGCCCAGTGGAGAAACGCTGGTTATCATGAGAAACCTGAATATGCAAACCTTAAAGAATTACTGCAAGGTCCTAGAGTTGAGGCTGCCGAATTACTAGTTGACAGGTTCCCGATTCCCAGATTTATTGTATGCGATCAAGGTGGTAGTCAAGGACGTTTCTTGCTTTCACGCATTAACCCATCAGAAACCCACAACTCTGCCACTATTTATGGTGCTCCTTCCGCTCATGCAGTTTTAACCGACGACGTATCATTACAAGTATTTATGAGCCATCTTAAGAAGCTTGCTGTTGCTGTTTCTTGA
- the taf5 gene encoding SAGA complex/TATA-binding protein associated factor/transcription factor TFIID complex subunit Taf5 — MSAGNGTQAQDLNRIVLDYLAKKGYARTEAMLRLEASDSGISVEEKLKNIRETPDAYAHTYTLLRDWVDSSLELYKSELRRILFPIFVHSFLDLLSLDRYDTAKQFYDMFMKDHEDLHSWDVKCLKSLSLPSHVNEDPVAQQYRKNKYQLNFSRITFDLLLHFLFENISNGGTVIIQLINRHVDIHIVPGRPTLSTSHGILNEQEGITGQLLDRGEGQLQPVRLSHMPMDKEMEKIVEMDLEEEDLMHMDPVTKQSPSNLLGEFRKAHPANAEDAPSRDYIPLPPHKGADITAEVEAVKDWSKRLHLGTRASLPSVCMYTFHDTNSAMNCAEFSPDTTMIASGFQESYIRLWSLKPDKKSSSRTANEPASNSTRLLSHSGPVYGTKFSPDNKYLLSCSEDRSARLWSVDTKTALVAYKGHSGPVWDVAFGPFGHYFATASHDQTALLWSCDHIYPLRVFAGHLSDVDCVTFHPNSAYVLTGSNDKTCRLWDVHRGHSVRVFNGHTKPVTAVAIAPDGHTVASADYDGLIHLWDIGSGRRIKTMKGHQGGIYSLSFSQESSVLVSGGADYTVRAWDVLKTNYSDSVSGSLAGSVVTPYSNTDADAFESTAAWATSPDQMVRLNTKQTPIYQVSFTRRNLCMSISAS; from the exons ATGTCGGCCGGCAATGGAACTCAAGCACAGGATCTAAATCGCATTGTGTTGGACTATTTGGCCAAAAAAGGCTATGCCAGAACGGAAGCCATGCTTCGTTTAGAGGCTTCTGATTCTGGTATATCTGTAGAggaaaaactgaaaaataTAAGGGAGACTCCAGACGCGTATGCTCATACGTACACACTTTTACGGGATTGGGTGGATAGTTCTCTGGAATTGTATAAGTCAGAGTTAAGAAGGATTTTGTTTCCTATTTTTGTTCACtcctttttggatttattgTCCTTAGATCGTTATGATACAG CcaaacaattttatgaTATGTTTATGAAAGATCATGAAGATTTGCATAGTTGGGATGTAAAGTGTTTAAAATCACTGAGTCTTCCTAGCCATGTGAACGAAGACCCTGTTGCCCAGCAATACcgaaaaaacaaatatcaACTCAATTTTTCTCGAATTACTTTTGACTTGCTActtcactttcttttcgaaaaCATCTCTAATGGAGGCACGGTTATTATCCAACTAATTAATAGACATGTTGACATTCATATTGTTCCAGGAAGGCCTACTTTGTCTACAAGTCATGGTATCCTCAATGAACAAGAGGGGATCACCGGCCAGCTTTTGGATCGCGGAGAAGGGCAGTTGCAGCCGGTTCGCTTGAGTCATATGCCCATGGATaaggaaatggaaaaaattgtGGAGatggatttggaagaagaagatttgaTGCATATGGACCCTGTCACCAAGCAAAGTCCGTCTAATCTGCTAGGCGAGTTTCGAAAAGCTCACCCTGCAAATGCAGAAGATGCTCCTTCTCGTGATTACATACCTTTGCCACCTCACAAAGGTGCCGATATTACGGCAGAAGTTGAAGCAGTGAAGGATTGGAGTAAAAGATTGCACTTGGGGACCCGTGCATCGCTTCCCAGCGTATGTATGTACACCTTCCATGATACCAATAGTGCTATGAATTGTGCAGAATTCTCCCCAGATACAACCATGATTGCTTCCGGCTTTCAAGAAAGTTATATCCGCCTCTGGTCTCTTAAACCCGATAAAAAATCGTCTTCTCGAACAGCAAATGAACCAGCAAGTAATTCTACTCGACTTCTAAGTCATTCAGGACCTGTTTATGGTACAAAATTCTCTCCCGATAACAAATACCTTTTATCTTGCTCAGAAGATCGAAGTGCTCGTCTTTGGTCTGTGGACACCAAAACCGCGCTAGTAGCTTACAAAGGACACAGCGGTCCTGTGTGGGATGTAGCCTTCGGTCCATTTGGACATTATTTTGCAACCGCTTCTCACGATCAAACTGCTTTATTGTGGAGCTGTGATCATATTTATCCTTTGCGGGTTTTTGCTGGGCACTTGAGCGATGTTGAT TGTGTCACTTTTCATCCAAACTCGGCTTATGTTTTAACTGGCTCTAATGACAAAACTTGCAGATTGTGGGATGTTCACAGAGGACATTCGGTTCGTGTATTTAATGGCCATACGAAGCCGGTAACTGCTGTAGCCATTGCTCCAGATGGTCATACGGTAGCTAGTGCTG aTTATGACGGACTTATACACCTTTGGGATATTGGATCTGGTCGAAGAATAAAGACAATGAAGGGCCATCAAGGTGGCATTTattcactttctttttctcaaGAGTCGTCAGTACTTGTGAGTGGCGGTGCCGATTATACTGTGCGAGCCTGGGATGTTTTAAAAACCAACTATTCCGACTCGGTATCTGGTTCGCTGGCGGGGAGTGTGGTGACACCTTATAGCAACACCGATGCTGATGCTTTCGAGTCGACTGCCGCTTGGGCAACAAG TCCTGATCAAATGGTCCGCTTGAACACAAAACAAACTCCTATTTACCAAGTTTCTTTTACTAGAAGAAATTTATGCATGTCAATTAGCGCCAGTTAA
- the sds21 gene encoding serine/threonine protein phosphatase PP1 catalytic subunit Sds21, with amino-acid sequence MDYDIDTIIEKLIKVQHVKPGRQAQLTEAEIRYLCTTARSLFLNQPMLLELEAPLKICGDIHGQYSDLLRLFEYGGFPPDANYLFLGDYVDRGKQSLEVICLLFAFKIKYPENFFLLRGNHECASINRIYGFYDECKRRYNIKIWKLFTDCFNCMPVAAIVDEKIFCMHGGLSPDLNAMEQIQRIIRPTDIPDTGLLCDLLWSDPEKDVKGWGDNDRGVSYTFGADVVNRFLQKQDMDLVCRAHQVVEDGYEFFAKRLLVTIFSAPNYCGEFDNVGAMMSVNEDLLCSFQILKPAEKRARNHPLAGKEPKSVMSGFKKSKNN; translated from the exons ATGGATTATGATATTGATACTATAATAGAAAAGCTTATAAAAG tgCAGCATGTTAAACCAGGCCGCCAAGCTCAATTAACGGAAGCAGAAATTCGTTATTTATGTACGACTGCCCGTTCTTTATTTCTAAATCAGCCAATGCTGTTAGAATTGGAGGCCCCTTTAAAG ATATGTGGTGACATACACGGTCAGTATTCAGACTTGCTACGATTATTTGAATATGGAGGATTTCCTCCTGATGCAAACTATTTGTTCTTGGGAGATTATGTTGATCGAGGAAAACAAAGCCTTGAAGTTATATGTCTCTTGTTTGCCTTTAAGATAAAGTATCCCGAAaacttcttccttcttcgTGGCAACCATGAATGTGCTAGTATCAATCGTATTTATGGATTTTATGACGAATGCAAACGTCGctataatataaaaatatggAAGCTATTTACCGATTGCTTCAATTGTATGCCCGTTGCTGCAAttgttgatgaaaaaatattttgtaTGCATGGTGGCCTTTCCCCGGACTTGAATGCCATGGAGCAAATCCAACGGATTATTCGTCCTACAGATATCCCCGACACAGGCTTATTATGCGATCTGTTGTGGTCTGATCCTGAGAAAGATGTGAAAGGTTGGGGTGATAATGACAGAGGAGTTTCATATACTTTCGGAGCTGATGTCGTAAATCggtttttgcaaaaacagGATATGGACTTGGTTTGTAGGGCTCACCAAGTAGTTGAAGACGGTTACGAATTTTTTGCTAAGCGCTTGCTTGTGACAATTTTCAGCGCTCCAAACTATTGTGGAGAGTTCGACAACGTTGGTGCTATGATGAGTGTCAATGAAGATCTACTTTGCAGTTTTCAG ATTTTGAAGCCTGCTGAAAAGCGTGCCCGCAACCATCCCTTAGCCGGCAAAGAACCCAAATCTGTGATGAGCggctttaaaaaatcaaaaaataattaa
- the rpl1202 gene encoding 60S ribosomal protein L12.1/L12A: MPPKFDPNEVKTVIMRAVGGEVAGGSTLAPKIGPLGLSPKKVGEDIAKATKDWKGLRVTVKLTIQNRQAAVSVVPSASALVIKALKEPARDRKKDKGVVHSGNVSIDEIVEVARTMRFKSLAKELSGTVKEVLGTAFSVGCTVEGKNPHDVQKEIDSGDIEIPQE, from the exons ATGCCTCCTAAA TTTGATCCCAATGAAGTGAAGACCGTAATCATGAGAGCCGTCGGTGGTGAAGTTGCCGGTGGTTCTACTCTTGCTCCTAAGATTGGTCCCTTGGGTTTGTCTCCTAAGAAGGTTGGTGAAGATATCGCCAAGGCTACTAAGGACTGGAAGGGTCTTCGTGTTACCGTCAAGTTGACCATCCAAAACCGTCAAGCCGCCGTCTCCGTCGTTCCTTCCGCCTCCGCTTTGGTTATCAAGGCTTTGAAGGAGCCCGCTCGTGACAGAAAGAAGGACAAGGGTGTTGTCCACTCTGGTAACGTTTCTATTGACGAGATTGTTGAAGTTGCACGTACTATGCGCTTCAAGTCTCTTGCCAAGGAACTTTCTGGTACTGTTAAGGAGGTCCTCGGTACTGCTTTCTCCGTCGGTTGCACCGTTGAAGGTAAGAACCCTCATGATGTTCAAAAGGAGATTGACAGTGGTGACATTGAGATCCCTCAAGAGTAA